The Candidatus Malacoplasma girerdii genome has a segment encoding these proteins:
- a CDS encoding IS1202-like transposase, protein MKYQIENQKINSNVTKKFITVKDFYEDLSEEIKSKISLSYLYNAWLKHGFCSPYTTHKIKRIARNISNLKINDSKISNSEKLIYKANILLIENTKKLSIYSNKNQNYKFGEIIEVDACQDRFFGTNEKIHIYHAIDAKSGALVALWAEKEETNKGYQKLLEILFQNYGLPETIISDKRRTMWGNEFTETAFKKSLNSKNINLFTTSNPKGNLMLNILLKMLKEVTLITFQNKYQYKIN, encoded by the coding sequence TTGAAATATCAAATTGAAAATCAAAAAATAAATTCAAATGTTACTAAAAAATTTATTACTGTTAAAGATTTTTATGAAGACCTTAGTGAAGAAATAAAGTCAAAAATTTCATTATCGTATTTATATAATGCTTGATTAAAGCATGGTTTTTGCAGTCCTTATACTACACATAAAATTAAAAGAATTGCAAGAAATATTTCAAATTTGAAAATTAATGACAGCAAAATTAGCAATAGTGAAAAATTAATTTATAAGGCAAATATTTTATTGATCGAAAACACTAAAAAATTGTCAATATATTCTAATAAAAACCAAAATTATAAATTTGGTGAAATTATTGAAGTAGATGCTTGCCAAGATAGATTTTTCGGAACCAATGAAAAAATTCATATTTATCATGCAATTGATGCCAAAAGTGGTGCATTAGTTGCCTTGTGAGCTGAAAAAGAAGAAACCAATAAGGGGTATCAAAAACTTTTAGAGATTTTATTTCAAAATTACGGCTTACCCGAAACAATTATTTCGGATAAAAGAAGAACAATGTGAGGAAACGAATTCACAGAAACAGCATTTAAAAAATCTTTAAATTCAAAAAATATCAACCTTTTTACAACAAGTAATCCGAAAGGAAACCTAATGTTGAACATTCTTTTAAAAATGCTCAAAGAAGTTACCCTTATTACTTTTCAAAACAAATATCAATATAAAATCAATTAA
- a CDS encoding cytosine-specific DNA methylase family protein: MKFKEKRVLSLFSGCGGMDIGLEGGFTCLRDSINQNIHPTWIEEDYGKWVKVSKTGFKTVFANDIRDDAKAAWVSYFNQRYSNANEIYHVESIVDLVKRHKSGEQIFPENIDVVTGGFPCQDFSVAGKRRGFNSLKSHIGEKISSNEANVENRGQLYIWMKEVVSIVKPKVFIAENVKGLVSLEDVKEIIENDFSNAADGGYLVIPARVLQAANYGVPQSRERVIFYGFKRSALTNEALQNLTNISNHSDIDPYPIPTHNYSLNTIYLNPFVTSGAAICDLKEPNFTTDNSQKKYSKAKLSRGQGNIEIKLDNVSPTIRSEHHGNIEFRRLDIENGGKYVDEIEKGLEQRRLTIRECARLQTFPDDYQFILEKTDKNVAVSASSAYKIIGNAVPCVLAYNIGKTLSEKWDIYFKKETD, translated from the coding sequence ATGAAATTTAAAGAAAAGCGAGTTTTATCTCTATTTAGCGGTTGTGGTGGTATGGATATTGGTCTTGAGGGTGGATTTACATGTTTAAGAGATTCAATAAACCAGAACATTCATCCAACTTGGATTGAAGAAGATTATGGTAAGTGGGTAAAGGTTAGCAAAACGGGATTTAAAACAGTTTTTGCCAATGATATAAGAGATGATGCGAAAGCGGCTTGGGTATCATATTTTAATCAGAGATATAGCAATGCAAATGAAATTTATCATGTTGAAAGCATTGTGGATTTAGTAAAAAGACATAAGAGTGGCGAACAAATTTTTCCCGAGAATATAGATGTTGTTACTGGTGGTTTCCCTTGTCAAGATTTTTCTGTAGCAGGGAAAAGACGAGGGTTCAACTCATTGAAAAGCCATATAGGAGAAAAAATATCCTCAAATGAAGCAAATGTTGAGAATAGAGGGCAATTATATATATGGATGAAAGAGGTTGTAAGTATAGTTAAGCCTAAGGTGTTTATTGCTGAAAATGTAAAAGGTTTAGTTAGCTTAGAAGATGTTAAAGAAATAATTGAAAATGATTTTTCAAATGCGGCTGATGGCGGATACTTAGTTATTCCCGCAAGAGTTTTGCAAGCAGCTAATTATGGAGTGCCACAATCAAGGGAAAGAGTTATTTTTTATGGTTTTAAAAGAAGTGCATTGACTAATGAAGCATTACAAAATCTAACTAATATCAGCAATCATAGTGATATAGACCCATATCCTATTCCTACACATAATTACAGTTTAAACACTATTTATTTGAATCCATTTGTTACTTCTGGTGCAGCTATTTGTGATTTAAAGGAGCCTAATTTTACGACTGATAACTCACAAAAAAAATATTCAAAAGCAAAGTTATCTAGAGGGCAAGGAAATATTGAAATTAAATTAGATAATGTTTCTCCAACTATTAGATCAGAACATCATGGGAATATTGAATTTAGGAGATTGGATATTGAAAATGGTGGGAAATATGTAGATGAAATAGAAAAGGGACTAGAGCAAAGAAGATTAACAATAAGAGAGTGTGCGAGGCTTCAAACTTTTCCTGATGATTATCAATTTATTTTGGAAAAGACAGATAAAAATGTTGCTGTAAGTGCTAGTTCGGCATATAAGATAATAGGAAATGCAGTTCCTTGTGTTTTAGCATATAACATAGGTAAAACACTAAGCGAAAAATGGGATATATACTTCAAAAAAGAAACAGACTAA